From the Hevea brasiliensis isolate MT/VB/25A 57/8 chromosome 15, ASM3005281v1, whole genome shotgun sequence genome, one window contains:
- the LOC131174103 gene encoding transcription factor BEE 1-like → MAEFTAHLRRLKPSQPFIQMDMNMQLLKQLPKLNPSTSENFSATDCSVDSFLAHHQPPIEFLARFDHNGLPSAFHHSEILNSATIVHAATSTSSQNVFRDSCKKRKAEAQSTSGSKNISRTASTTNTKKKNACLYLVFDVFQKLGRGKKEKNKEKEVDKAEEVIHVRAKRGQATDSHGLAERHVGRKDCHKNKSPKNNKGLIQNLNKKEIKVSKEALLKIEKINKVTKSEYNGGY, encoded by the exons ATGGCCGAGTTTACAGCACATTTACGAAGGCTAAAACCTTCTCAGCCTTTCATACAGATGGATATGAACATGCAATTGCTGAAGCAGCTTCCAAAGCTCAATCCAAGTACCTCAGAGAATTTCAGTGCCACTGACTGCTCAGTAGACTCTTTCTTGGCCCACCACCAACCACCAATTGAATTTCTAGCACGGTTTGATCACAATGGTCTTCCAAGTGCTTTCCATCACTCTGAAATCTTGAATTCAGCAACAATTGTTCATGCTGCCACTTCCACCTCAAGTCAAAATGTTTTCCGTGACAGCTGCAAGAAGAGAAAAGCAGAGGCACAATCAACCAGTGGTTCCAAGAACATTTCTCGCACAGCCTCTACTACCAATACAAAGAAAAAGAATGCGTGTCT GTATTTAGTCTTTGACGTTTTTCAGAAGTTAGGCAGAGGTAAAAAAGAGAAGAACAAAGAGAAAGAGGTGGATAAAGCAGAAGAAGTTATTCATGTTAGAGCAAAAAGAGGCCAAGCTACTGATAGTCATGGTCTAGCAGAAAGG CATGTAGGGCGTAAAGATTGTCACAAGAACAAATCTCCAAAGAACAATAAAGGGTTAATCCAAAACCTCAACAAGAAAGAGATAAAAGTAAGCAAAGAAGCTTTattgaaaattgaaaaaataaacaAAGTTACAAAATCTGAATATAATGGGGGCTATTGA